One Mesorhizobium sp. L-2-11 genomic region harbors:
- a CDS encoding DUF423 domain-containing protein: MSTADHPASGSGRALVFVGGLCGAAGVALSAAAAHLGGAFVGTVASFLLMHAPVFLAVGLVGANRIMRTASLVLLFGLVLFCGDLLARDFLGSRLFSMSAPIGGTLLIAGWLAVAASALKRPRS; encoded by the coding sequence ATGAGCACAGCCGACCACCCAGCAAGCGGCAGCGGCCGCGCCCTCGTTTTCGTCGGCGGCCTGTGCGGCGCGGCCGGTGTGGCGCTTTCTGCCGCGGCGGCACATCTGGGCGGCGCTTTCGTCGGCACGGTCGCGTCGTTCCTGCTCATGCATGCACCGGTCTTTCTTGCCGTCGGCCTCGTCGGCGCAAACCGGATCATGCGAACCGCAAGCCTTGTTCTTCTCTTCGGACTTGTCTTGTTCTGCGGCGATCTGCTTGCCCGCGACTTCCTCGGCTCGCGGCTTTTTTCGATGTCCGCGCCGATCGGCGGCACCTTGCTCATCGCCGGCTGGCTGGCGGTTGCGGCCTCGGCGCTGAAGCGCCCGCGCTCCTGA
- a CDS encoding LacI family DNA-binding transcriptional regulator — protein MASSGESNTRPIRLADIARAAGVSHGTASNVFSRPEIVREEVRERVKAAAEAMGYAGPDPKGRLLRAGKVNAIGVATTEPLSYFFDDPFARAMMAGISEACDATGAGIALVSAGNQEKLAWNIQSALVDGFILFCIEGGSRLVELTRERKLPFVALELGFDDDTVSAIGVDNVAGARLAAQHLAELGHRRFAVLALPFADGSTGLVSPEKVRTALYTGTRDRLVGYFEAFSRYGVDTAGIPVYETENNEASTTAGLETIFASAEPPTAILAMSDWIAMVAIEWLAARGIAVPGDVSVVGFDGVPDAALCDPPLTTVAQPIAEIGRRAARTILDFDGTVRRETLGVELVVRASSGPPPKTA, from the coding sequence ATGGCATCATCCGGCGAAAGCAATACAAGACCCATCCGGCTTGCCGACATCGCCAGGGCCGCCGGGGTTTCGCACGGCACCGCCTCCAACGTGTTCAGCCGTCCCGAGATCGTGCGCGAGGAAGTCCGCGAACGGGTCAAGGCGGCGGCCGAGGCGATGGGCTATGCAGGTCCCGACCCGAAGGGACGGCTGCTGCGCGCCGGCAAGGTCAACGCGATCGGCGTCGCCACAACCGAGCCGCTGTCCTATTTCTTCGACGATCCCTTTGCCCGCGCGATGATGGCCGGCATTTCCGAGGCCTGTGATGCCACCGGCGCGGGAATAGCGCTGGTATCGGCCGGCAACCAGGAAAAACTTGCCTGGAACATCCAGAGCGCGCTGGTCGACGGCTTCATCCTGTTCTGCATCGAGGGCGGCTCACGGCTTGTCGAACTGACGCGCGAACGCAAACTCCCCTTCGTCGCGCTTGAGCTCGGCTTCGACGACGACACCGTTTCGGCAATCGGCGTCGACAATGTCGCCGGCGCGCGCCTGGCGGCGCAGCATCTCGCCGAGCTTGGCCATCGGCGCTTCGCCGTGCTTGCGCTGCCTTTCGCCGACGGCAGCACCGGCCTTGTCTCGCCGGAAAAGGTCCGGACGGCGCTCTACACCGGCACGCGCGATCGCCTCGTCGGCTATTTCGAGGCATTTTCCCGGTATGGCGTCGATACCGCCGGGATACCGGTATACGAGACTGAAAACAACGAAGCCAGCACAACGGCCGGCCTCGAAACGATCTTCGCCTCGGCAGAGCCGCCGACCGCCATCCTGGCGATGTCAGACTGGATCGCCATGGTCGCGATCGAATGGTTGGCCGCGCGTGGCATTGCGGTTCCCGGCGACGTCTCCGTCGTCGGCTTCGACGGCGTGCCTGACGCCGCACTTTGCGATCCTCCGCTGACCACGGTCGCGCAGCCAATCGCCGAGATCGGCCGCCGGGCGGCGCGAACGATCCTCGATTTCGACGGCACGGTGCGGCGCGAGACGCTTGGCGTCGAGCTTGTCGTCAGGGCATCTTCGGGGCCGCCGCCCAAAACAGCCTGA
- a CDS encoding transposase — protein sequence MSDSMSHHRTFEILTAEPVPSRRKPRHRSDEEKARLVAEAFSPGGNVSAVARSEGLDPSQLYAWRRKALSSGMVAPLTEGASKPAKFTRFEAVGSDTVEIVIGDAVVRAGGDVDPDRLARIIRAVRKA from the coding sequence ATGAGCGACAGTATGAGCCATCATCGAACATTCGAGATTTTGACGGCGGAGCCTGTGCCGTCCCGACGCAAGCCGCGCCATCGGTCGGACGAAGAGAAGGCACGGCTTGTCGCCGAAGCGTTCTCGCCAGGGGGCAATGTCTCGGCGGTTGCGCGTTCCGAGGGGCTGGACCCCTCGCAGCTCTATGCGTGGCGCCGCAAGGCGCTTTCGTCGGGCATGGTTGCGCCACTGACGGAGGGAGCGAGCAAGCCGGCGAAGTTCACGCGCTTTGAAGCGGTGGGCAGCGACACGGTGGAAATCGTCATTGGCGACGCAGTGGTGCGCGCCGGCGGCGATGTCGATCCCGATCGCCTGGCGAGGATCATCCGCGCGGTTCGTAAGGCATGA
- the tnpB gene encoding IS66 family insertion sequence element accessory protein TnpB (TnpB, as the term is used for proteins encoded by IS66 family insertion elements, is considered an accessory protein, since TnpC, encoded by a neighboring gene, is a DDE family transposase.), with protein MIASGVVVYVSCQPVDFRKGAASLMALVRDGGLDPFSGALHVFRSKRADRVRIVWWDGSGVCLYSKTLEDHSFCWPGISAARMRLDHAQLMALLAGLDWKKIRPARVRRPLSTG; from the coding sequence ATGATCGCTTCCGGTGTGGTGGTTTACGTGTCGTGCCAGCCGGTCGACTTCCGCAAGGGCGCGGCATCTTTGATGGCGCTGGTCAGGGATGGCGGCCTGGACCCATTCTCGGGGGCACTTCACGTATTCCGTTCGAAGCGTGCGGACCGGGTTCGCATCGTGTGGTGGGACGGCAGCGGGGTTTGTCTTTATTCGAAGACTCTGGAAGATCACAGCTTCTGCTGGCCGGGGATATCGGCCGCGCGCATGCGTCTCGACCACGCCCAGTTGATGGCGCTTCTGGCCGGACTGGACTGGAAAAAGATTCGTCCGGCCAGGGTCAGGCGGCCGTTATCGACGGGCTGA
- the tnpC gene encoding IS66 family transposase produces the protein MVLPGLALPDDVDALKAMILSMAREQAASEARIAVADARIAASEAEVARLKAVEKSASERIANLTSILKVLQRTQHGTRSERLRLAIDDEQASFAFEEVETGLSEIRSELDRAVGNKPKRAPRPRKGFAAHLERIEEVVEPEIPADCEGLEKVLIGEDRSERLDVVPPKFQVIVTRRPKYAFRGRDGVVQALAPAHIIESGLPTERLLAYIAVSKYADGLPLYRQEAIYLRDGVEISRSLMAQWMGHLGFELQMLADYILERIKEGERVFADETTLPTLAPGSGKTTKAWLWAYARDDRPYGGTSPPMVAYRFEDSRGADCVARHLAGFSGILQVDGYSAYTNLVKARAKAGSNETIRLAGCWAHLRRKFYDLHISGVSQAATDSIIAMTELWKVEDEVRGKDAGSRAALRQEKSVAIVASLFDLWEAELGKVSGKSKTAEAIRYALTRREALERFLMDGRIEIDSNIVERAIRPQTITRKNSLFAGSHGGGRTWATVATLLQTCKMNSVDPLDWLSQTLTRIAQGWPASEIEMLMPWNFRPDVIG, from the coding sequence ATGGTTCTACCGGGTCTTGCCCTTCCCGACGACGTTGATGCGCTGAAGGCGATGATCCTTTCCATGGCTCGCGAGCAGGCTGCAAGCGAGGCCCGGATCGCAGTCGCCGACGCTCGGATCGCAGCATCTGAGGCGGAGGTCGCCCGGCTGAAAGCTGTCGAGAAAAGCGCCAGCGAGCGGATCGCCAATCTCACGTCAATCCTGAAAGTTTTACAGCGCACGCAACATGGCACGCGTTCCGAGCGGCTACGCCTGGCCATCGACGACGAGCAGGCCTCCTTTGCCTTCGAAGAGGTCGAGACCGGCCTTTCGGAAATCCGGAGCGAACTCGACCGCGCGGTCGGGAACAAGCCGAAGCGCGCCCCGCGTCCGCGCAAGGGCTTTGCTGCCCACCTCGAACGCATCGAGGAGGTCGTCGAGCCGGAAATCCCGGCCGACTGCGAGGGGCTTGAAAAGGTTCTGATCGGCGAGGATCGATCCGAGCGGCTGGACGTCGTGCCGCCGAAGTTCCAGGTCATCGTCACGCGCCGTCCCAAATACGCCTTCCGGGGCCGTGACGGCGTGGTCCAGGCTCTGGCGCCGGCGCACATCATCGAAAGCGGGCTGCCGACGGAGCGGCTGCTCGCCTATATCGCCGTCTCCAAATACGCCGACGGCCTCCCGCTTTATCGGCAGGAGGCGATCTATCTGCGCGACGGCGTCGAGATCAGCCGGTCGTTGATGGCGCAGTGGATGGGGCATCTGGGCTTCGAGCTGCAGATGCTTGCTGATTACATACTGGAGCGCATCAAGGAGGGCGAAAGGGTCTTCGCCGACGAGACGACCTTGCCCACCCTTGCCCCTGGTTCCGGGAAAACCACGAAAGCCTGGTTGTGGGCCTACGCACGGGATGACCGACCCTATGGCGGAACCAGTCCGCCAATGGTTGCCTATCGTTTTGAAGACAGCAGAGGTGCGGATTGCGTGGCGCGCCACCTCGCCGGATTCAGCGGTATCCTGCAAGTGGATGGCTACTCGGCCTATACCAACCTGGTCAAGGCACGGGCCAAAGCCGGCAGCAATGAAACAATCCGGCTCGCCGGGTGCTGGGCTCACCTGCGGCGCAAATTCTACGACCTGCACATCAGCGGGGTCTCGCAGGCCGCGACGGATTCGATCATCGCCATGACCGAATTGTGGAAGGTCGAGGACGAGGTCCGCGGCAAGGATGCCGGAAGCCGCGCCGCGCTACGTCAGGAAAAGTCCGTGGCCATTGTCGCGAGCCTCTTCGATCTATGGGAAGCGGAACTGGGCAAGGTCTCCGGAAAATCCAAGACCGCCGAGGCGATCCGCTACGCGCTCACCCGGCGGGAGGCGCTGGAACGCTTTCTGATGGACGGTCGCATCGAAATCGACTCCAATATCGTCGAGCGTGCAATCAGGCCCCAGACGATCACGCGAAAGAATAGTCTATTCGCCGGCAGCCACGGCGGTGGACGAACCTGGGCGACGGTAGCCACCTTGCTGCAAACCTGCAAAATGAACAGCGTCGATCCGCTCGACTGGCTCTCGCAGACCTTGACCCGCATCGCTCAAGGCTGGCCGGCATCCGAAATCGAAATGCTCATGCCTTGGAACTTTAGGCCTGACGTTATCGGCTGA
- a CDS encoding OpgC family protein, giving the protein MTMPISPDRDTRIPDRGTRIPDRDTRIDVFRALALLIIFVDHVPGTVFEILTYKNFGFSDAAEAFVLISGMSVALAYGSKFQSGDRLLATLKLWRRAGVLYVAHIVTTMAVLAIFCAAAMLAKRPDMLMLINIEPLIRDPQHVLIGIVTLGHQLGYNNILPVYAVLLLMAPTFLLFISHRPFTALALSGTLWLVAGIYQIAPPNYPEPGFWFLNPLSWQFLFNIGLASMLHVRRGGSIPVNRWLVGASAVYVATAFFWVHSPLWGHVSWLNLPVVLTGFDKTFLSLPRLLHILAVSYLIVAFPSISNLFRTGRDHPLAILGKRSLPVFITGTLIAMAAQVMKLINPGGFAYDSLLISAGIAMQFALAYYLEWLSAIGGNGKPVRSEAPPVHPSFGVGMA; this is encoded by the coding sequence ATGACCATGCCAATTTCACCGGATCGCGATACGCGTATCCCGGATCGCGGCACGCGTATCCCGGATCGCGATACGCGTATCGATGTTTTTCGCGCTCTCGCCCTGCTGATCATATTCGTCGATCATGTCCCGGGCACGGTTTTCGAAATCCTGACATACAAGAATTTCGGCTTTTCGGATGCCGCCGAGGCCTTCGTGCTGATCTCCGGCATGTCGGTCGCGCTCGCCTACGGCTCAAAATTCCAGTCCGGAGACCGGCTCCTGGCGACATTGAAATTGTGGCGCCGCGCCGGTGTGCTCTATGTCGCCCACATCGTCACGACTATGGCGGTGCTGGCCATCTTCTGCGCGGCGGCGATGTTGGCGAAGCGGCCGGACATGCTGATGCTGATCAACATCGAGCCGTTGATCAGGGACCCGCAACATGTGCTGATCGGCATCGTCACGCTTGGCCATCAGCTTGGCTACAACAACATCCTGCCGGTCTATGCGGTGCTGCTGCTGATGGCGCCGACCTTCCTGCTATTCATCAGCCATCGGCCTTTCACGGCGCTCGCGCTGTCCGGAACTCTGTGGCTGGTTGCCGGGATCTACCAGATCGCCCCGCCGAACTACCCTGAGCCCGGCTTCTGGTTCCTCAATCCGCTGTCGTGGCAGTTCCTCTTCAACATCGGCCTGGCGAGCATGCTGCATGTCAGGCGCGGCGGCAGCATTCCGGTCAATCGCTGGCTGGTCGGCGCGTCGGCGGTCTATGTCGCGACGGCATTTTTCTGGGTGCACAGCCCGCTGTGGGGGCACGTGTCGTGGCTGAACCTGCCCGTGGTGCTGACCGGCTTCGACAAGACCTTCCTGTCGCTGCCGAGGCTGCTGCACATCCTGGCGGTGAGCTATCTGATCGTGGCGTTTCCTTCTATCTCCAACCTGTTCCGCACCGGCCGCGACCATCCGCTCGCCATCTTGGGCAAGCGATCGCTGCCAGTTTTCATCACCGGCACGCTGATCGCCATGGCGGCGCAGGTGATGAAGCTGATCAACCCGGGCGGATTTGCCTATGACAGCCTGCTGATATCAGCAGGCATCGCCATGCAGTTCGCGCTCGCCTATTATCTCGAATGGCTGTCGGCTATCGGCGGCAACGGCAAGCCGGTCCGCAGCGAGGCGCCGCCGGTCCATCCATCCTTCGGCGTGGGTATGGCGTAA
- a CDS encoding alpha/beta hydrolase translates to MAERPPEDGFLRRDLPFFYRLYRPVDASGECLFLLHGSGVDETTLVALARQIAPRAVLVAVRGRIAQEDGFRWFARITPTRFEQESIRTEADAFAGFITAAAKRHGLDLARTIFLGYSNGANLVSSVMLLHSGRIERAALLRPMPVLDDVPPVDLSKARVLTIAGADDLTYAPFAPVLVALLESHGAAVDAHTIGSGHEIGDRDAEIVRQWMAGPATAIAQAN, encoded by the coding sequence ATGGCCGAAAGACCTCCGGAAGACGGCTTTTTGCGGCGCGACCTGCCGTTTTTCTACCGCCTTTATCGGCCCGTGGATGCGAGCGGCGAATGCCTTTTTCTGCTGCATGGATCCGGTGTCGACGAGACGACGCTGGTGGCGCTAGCGCGGCAAATCGCACCGCGCGCCGTGCTGGTGGCGGTGCGTGGCCGCATCGCCCAGGAGGACGGTTTCCGTTGGTTCGCGCGGATCACGCCGACGCGCTTCGAACAGGAGAGCATCCGCACCGAGGCCGACGCTTTCGCCGGCTTCATCACCGCGGCCGCGAAGCGCCATGGTCTCGATCTCGCCCGGACGATTTTCCTCGGCTATTCGAACGGCGCCAATCTGGTTTCGAGCGTGATGCTGCTGCATTCCGGCCGCATCGAACGGGCAGCGTTGCTGCGCCCGATGCCGGTGCTCGACGACGTCCCACCGGTCGATCTGTCCAAGGCGCGCGTGCTGACCATCGCCGGCGCAGATGACCTGACCTACGCGCCCTTCGCGCCGGTGTTGGTCGCATTGCTCGAATCGCATGGCGCCGCGGTCGACGCCCACACCATCGGCTCCGGCCATGAAATCGGCGACCGGGATGCTGAAATCGTCAGGCAGTGGATGGCGGGCCCGGCAACCGCCATCGCGCAGGCGAATTGA
- the sthA gene encoding Si-specific NAD(P)(+) transhydrogenase, whose product MDYDMLVIGSGPSGRRAAVQSAKLGKSVLVADRGRRLGGVSVHTGTIPSKTLRETVLNLSGWRERGFYGRGYRVKQDISVGDLIERLHKTLDHEVEVLQHQFMRNTVKSARATVKFLGPNRASLTTDTGDYSEVGFAHALIAVGTRPHRPSDVPFDKIRVFDSDEMLELERLPRTLTVIGAGVIGVEYATIFSALDVPVTLVEPRETILDFVDREIVDDFIHQMRDRGMTIRLGSAIKEVASKPDYAEVTLADGRSIRSEMVLYAAGRTGNVGALGLEMVGIEADSRGRIKVDPQSFRTSAPNIYAAGDVIGFPSLASTSMEQGRVAACHAFGVPLPPPPETFPYGIYAVPEISTVGQSEEQVREGGAAYEVGVARFRETSRGHIMGVNTGFLKLLFSIETRRLLGAHIVGEGATELIHIGQAVINLGGTVDFFVNNTFNYPTLAEAYKIAGLDAWNRMGRA is encoded by the coding sequence ATGGACTACGACATGCTGGTGATCGGCAGCGGGCCTTCCGGTCGCCGCGCCGCGGTGCAGTCGGCCAAGCTCGGCAAATCCGTGCTGGTGGCCGACAGGGGCCGGCGCCTTGGCGGCGTGTCCGTCCATACCGGCACCATTCCGTCGAAGACCCTGCGGGAGACGGTGCTCAACCTCTCGGGCTGGCGCGAGCGCGGCTTCTACGGGCGCGGCTACCGGGTCAAGCAGGACATTTCTGTCGGCGACCTGATCGAACGCCTGCACAAGACGCTCGATCACGAGGTCGAGGTGCTGCAGCATCAGTTCATGCGCAACACGGTCAAGAGTGCGCGCGCCACAGTCAAGTTTCTCGGTCCCAACAGAGCCAGCCTGACGACGGATACCGGCGACTACAGCGAAGTCGGTTTTGCGCATGCGCTGATCGCAGTCGGCACCCGCCCGCACCGGCCGAGCGACGTGCCATTCGACAAGATCCGTGTCTTCGACAGCGACGAGATGCTGGAACTGGAGCGTCTTCCGCGGACGCTGACGGTGATCGGCGCCGGCGTCATCGGCGTCGAGTATGCGACGATCTTTTCGGCGCTCGACGTGCCGGTGACGCTGGTCGAGCCGCGCGAAACCATCCTCGATTTCGTCGACCGCGAGATCGTCGACGATTTCATCCATCAGATGCGCGACCGCGGCATGACGATCCGGCTCGGCAGCGCGATCAAGGAGGTCGCCTCGAAACCCGACTATGCCGAGGTGACGCTTGCCGACGGCCGCAGCATACGCTCGGAGATGGTGCTTTATGCGGCGGGGCGCACCGGCAATGTCGGCGCGCTCGGCCTCGAAATGGTCGGCATCGAGGCCGATTCCCGGGGCCGCATCAAGGTCGATCCGCAGAGCTTCCGGACCAGCGCGCCGAACATCTATGCCGCCGGTGACGTCATCGGCTTTCCGAGCCTCGCCTCGACCTCGATGGAACAGGGCAGGGTGGCCGCCTGCCATGCCTTCGGCGTGCCGTTGCCGCCGCCGCCGGAAACCTTTCCCTACGGCATTTATGCCGTGCCGGAAATCTCGACCGTCGGCCAGTCCGAGGAGCAGGTGCGCGAGGGCGGCGCCGCCTACGAGGTCGGCGTGGCGCGCTTCCGCGAAACCTCGCGCGGCCATATCATGGGCGTGAACACTGGCTTCCTGAAGCTTCTGTTCTCGATCGAAACGCGCCGGCTGCTCGGCGCGCATATCGTCGGCGAGGGCGCAACCGAACTGATCCATATCGGCCAGGCGGTGATCAATCTCGGTGGCACCGTCGATTTTTTCGTCAACAACACCTTCAACTATCCGACGCTGGCCGAAGCCTACAAGATCGCCGGGCTGGATGCCTGGAACCGCATGGGGCGGGCATAG
- a CDS encoding RDD family protein, whose product MNARVLDGEITRLDDVRAYDGVRTRRVLAFIIDYCIVALLTIPFAILVFFLGILTLGLGWMLFSILVPVVAILYIWNTLGSTDQATTGMKMMGIRLDRLDGTRIDGLTAVVHSVLFWAGNVILTPLVLLVSLFADRKRTLHDLLLGTVVSRSDR is encoded by the coding sequence ATGAACGCGCGCGTTCTCGACGGCGAAATCACCAGGCTCGATGATGTCAGGGCCTATGATGGCGTGCGCACGCGGCGTGTCCTCGCCTTCATCATCGATTATTGCATCGTCGCGCTGCTCACCATTCCGTTCGCGATCCTGGTGTTCTTCCTCGGGATTTTGACGCTAGGCCTTGGCTGGATGCTGTTTTCCATCCTCGTGCCGGTCGTCGCCATCCTCTACATCTGGAACACGCTCGGCAGCACCGACCAGGCCACGACAGGCATGAAGATGATGGGGATTCGGCTGGACCGTCTGGACGGCACTCGCATCGACGGGCTGACGGCAGTGGTGCATTCGGTTCTGTTCTGGGCCGGCAACGTCATCCTGACGCCGCTGGTCCTGCTGGTGTCGCTATTTGCCGACCGCAAGCGCACGCTGCACGACCTGCTGCTCGGCACGGTGGTCAGCCGCAGTGACCGCTGA
- a CDS encoding arginyltransferase → MTQHPTQSPQFFLTAPSPCPYLEGQFERKVFTHLVGDKASEMNDLLTQGGFRRSQNIAYRPACETCRACVSVRILAQEFTASRNMKRVIQHNSDLIGAMHDAQPSTEQYSLFRSYLDARHRRGGMSDMTVLDYAMMVEDTHVDTKVIEYRRRGPDSFITGKGQGELIAVALTDKMADGLSMVYSYFNPDFEDRSLGTFMILDHIARARAMGLPHVYLGYWVNGSRKMNYKMRFMPQEHLGPKGWERYDHEAVSR, encoded by the coding sequence ATGACGCAGCATCCAACCCAGTCGCCGCAGTTCTTCCTGACCGCGCCGTCGCCATGCCCGTATCTTGAGGGCCAGTTCGAGCGCAAGGTGTTCACGCATCTGGTCGGCGACAAGGCATCGGAGATGAACGACCTGTTGACGCAAGGCGGCTTCCGGCGATCGCAGAACATCGCCTACCGACCGGCCTGCGAGACCTGCCGCGCCTGCGTTTCGGTGCGCATCCTGGCCCAGGAATTCACTGCCAGCCGCAATATGAAGCGGGTGATACAGCACAATTCAGACCTCATCGGCGCGATGCACGACGCGCAACCGTCCACCGAGCAGTATTCGCTGTTCCGCAGCTATCTCGATGCCCGCCATCGCCGCGGCGGCATGTCCGACATGACGGTGCTCGACTACGCCATGATGGTCGAGGACACGCATGTCGACACCAAGGTCATCGAATACCGGCGCCGCGGCCCCGACAGTTTCATCACCGGCAAGGGCCAGGGCGAGCTGATCGCGGTCGCGCTCACCGACAAGATGGCCGATGGCCTGTCGATGGTCTATTCCTACTTCAATCCGGACTTCGAGGACCGCTCGCTCGGCACCTTCATGATCCTCGACCACATCGCCCGCGCCAGAGCGATGGGCTTGCCCCATGTCTACCTCGGCTACTGGGTCAACGGCTCGCGCAAGATGAACTATAAGATGCGCTTCATGCCGCAGGAACATCTCGGCCCAAAAGGCTGGGAACGCTACGACCACGAGGCGGTTTCGCGCTGA
- a CDS encoding DMT family transporter: MASRSSSAIRSAPATCSATSWRCARLFSSRWPSPSRASGKDMGFTSLIGVILPLAVAVFMVSGKGFQVNAPWWIIFNGAVVMPISFFCLANGPKYISGPEVAMFYLLETVLAPVWMWMIFAETPSRNSLIGGAILIVTLVAHSLWQLHEGRKRRATLAVRHPA, from the coding sequence TTGGCGTCGCGATCATCGTCGGCGATTCGATCGGCACCGGCCACCTGTTCGGCGACCTCATGGCGCTGTGCTCGGCTTTTTTCATCGCGCTGGCCATCACCATCTCGCGCCAGCGGCAAGGACATGGGCTTCACTTCGCTGATCGGCGTGATCCTGCCCCTGGCCGTCGCGGTGTTCATGGTCTCGGGCAAAGGGTTTCAGGTGAACGCGCCATGGTGGATCATCTTCAACGGCGCCGTCGTCATGCCGATCTCGTTCTTCTGCCTCGCCAACGGCCCGAAATATATTTCGGGACCGGAAGTGGCGATGTTCTATCTGCTCGAGACCGTGCTGGCGCCGGTCTGGATGTGGATGATCTTTGCCGAGACGCCGTCGCGCAACAGCCTGATCGGCGGCGCAATCCTGATCGTCACGCTGGTCGCCCATTCGCTATGGCAGCTGCATGAGGGGCGAAAGCGCCGCGCCACCCTCGCCGTCCGTCACCCGGCCTGA
- a CDS encoding AI-2E family transporter: MKEARVRKPEGQQRLFGLSTPVRSAVIPPLSAARWLLVLIVAAGVYFFHGFLVPVLAALVIAFASWPLYRRLLAAVGGNRTVAATLAILFILTFLVVPIALAGAYASNEVREWVGWAIETNRHGAVTPHWIATLPVVGDWLNEQWTRNLGHPGGIGELIQLISGANIGSIYRGVLAAGGSAFGLLLALLFMMIALFFAYRDGEHFAGQVDRLGERILPTRWERISRVVPATISSTVTGMTIIAIGEGVVLGVAYWLAGVPSPVTLGALTGIMALIPGGAPLSFTLVSIYLAASGSPMAGLALFVWGSVELFIVDKTLRPKLVGGPIKLPFLPTFFGLVGGVKTMGFLGLFIGPVLMALLVAIWREWLREVELADELAPVAPAELEAAPSPQIEIVAEKKSQAG; the protein is encoded by the coding sequence TTGAAGGAAGCCAGGGTTCGGAAACCGGAAGGGCAGCAACGCCTGTTCGGCCTGTCGACGCCGGTCAGATCCGCCGTCATTCCGCCGCTGTCGGCGGCGCGGTGGCTTCTGGTGCTGATCGTCGCCGCCGGGGTCTATTTCTTTCATGGGTTCCTCGTCCCGGTGCTGGCTGCACTCGTCATCGCCTTTGCCAGCTGGCCGCTCTATCGGCGGTTGCTTGCGGCCGTCGGCGGCAACCGCACGGTCGCCGCGACATTGGCGATCCTGTTCATCCTCACCTTCCTGGTGGTGCCGATCGCGCTCGCCGGCGCCTACGCCAGCAACGAAGTCCGCGAATGGGTTGGCTGGGCGATCGAGACCAACCGCCATGGCGCGGTGACGCCGCACTGGATCGCCACTCTGCCTGTGGTCGGCGACTGGCTGAACGAGCAGTGGACGCGCAACCTCGGCCATCCCGGCGGCATCGGCGAACTGATCCAGCTGATCAGCGGCGCCAACATCGGCAGCATCTACCGCGGCGTGCTGGCCGCCGGCGGCAGCGCCTTCGGCCTTCTGCTGGCGCTGCTGTTCATGATGATCGCGCTGTTCTTTGCCTATCGCGACGGCGAGCATTTCGCCGGGCAGGTCGACCGTCTCGGCGAACGCATCCTGCCGACCAGGTGGGAGCGGATTTCACGCGTCGTGCCGGCGACGATTTCCTCGACGGTGACCGGCATGACCATTATCGCCATCGGCGAGGGGGTGGTGCTGGGCGTGGCCTACTGGCTGGCCGGCGTGCCGTCGCCGGTGACGCTCGGCGCCCTGACCGGCATCATGGCGCTGATCCCCGGCGGCGCACCGCTGTCCTTCACGCTTGTTTCGATCTATCTCGCCGCCAGCGGCTCGCCGATGGCCGGTTTGGCGCTGTTCGTCTGGGGCAGCGTCGAACTGTTCATCGTCGACAAGACATTGCGCCCGAAGCTGGTCGGCGGCCCGATAAAGCTGCCGTTCCTGCCGACCTTTTTCGGCCTGGTCGGCGGCGTCAAGACGATGGGCTTTCTTGGCCTGTTCATCGGTCCGGTGCTGATGGCGTTGCTGGTCGCGATCTGGCGCGAATGGCTGCGCGAGGTGGAATTGGCCGACGAGCTTGCCCCCGTAGCACCGGCGGAACTCGAAGCGGCGCCGTCGCCGCAGATCGAGATCGTTGCCGAGAAGAAGTCTCAGGCCGGGTGA